Proteins from a single region of Phormidium ambiguum IAM M-71:
- a CDS encoding glutaredoxin family protein: protein MRLILYSKPGCHLCEGLQDKLEQVEGIDFELEVRDITTRDDWFATFQYEIPVLCRVRGENPQVEEQLPRPSPRCSVLQLEQLLQKYLVNNGSE from the coding sequence TTGCGATTAATACTGTACAGCAAACCAGGTTGCCACTTGTGCGAAGGTTTGCAAGACAAACTGGAACAAGTGGAAGGAATTGATTTTGAGTTAGAGGTGCGGGATATTACCACCCGCGATGATTGGTTTGCGACTTTTCAATATGAAATTCCGGTTTTATGTAGGGTTAGAGGCGAAAACCCACAGGTAGAGGAACAGCTTCCCCGCCCTTCGCCTCGGTGTTCAGTCTTACAATTGGAGCAATTGCTACAGAAGTATTTAGTTAATAATGGTTCAGAATAA
- a CDS encoding CAP domain-containing protein, with translation MQINQPTKIVSKNKSDKTLLFCAFVALLLVGCEPARDFLPPLPGRNAPAKILLPKAQNSATAQMEAAVHQGINKVRQKNKLKPLKNNERLAQVARNYSRQMARDNFFSHTGSDGSTLSQRVRAGGIFYWAVGENLFKSRNAPQPVPFAIEGWMNSPGHRQNILHPVFTETGIGVWREGNTYYITQLFLR, from the coding sequence ATGCAGATAAATCAGCCGACTAAAATAGTAAGCAAAAATAAATCGGACAAAACCCTGTTATTTTGTGCCTTTGTAGCCTTGCTATTAGTCGGATGTGAACCTGCTAGAGATTTTTTGCCTCCATTACCAGGAAGAAATGCACCCGCCAAAATACTGCTTCCTAAAGCACAAAATTCTGCAACAGCCCAAATGGAAGCAGCAGTGCACCAAGGTATTAACAAAGTACGCCAAAAAAACAAACTTAAACCACTAAAAAACAATGAAAGATTAGCCCAAGTTGCGCGTAACTATAGCCGACAAATGGCGCGGGATAACTTTTTTAGTCATACAGGATCAGATGGTAGCACTTTATCTCAAAGAGTGCGTGCTGGAGGAATTTTTTATTGGGCAGTAGGAGAGAACCTTTTTAAAAGTCGTAACGCCCCTCAACCTGTGCCATTTGCGATCGAAGGTTGGATGAATAGCCCCGGACATCGCCAGAATATCTTACATCCAGTATTCACCGAAACAGGTATTGGCGTTTGGCGAGAAGGTAATACTTACTACATTACGCAATTATTTCTGCGTTAA
- the cysH gene encoding phosphoadenosine phosphosulfate reductase: MVQTPETQKSIDISQLNLDELNQRFENAHPSEIIAWCVENITSGFVQTSAFNVDDLVITDILYREIKPAKAVPVIFLDTLYHFPQTLELVKKATEIYNLDLRTYKIPDINTREEFAAAHGEALWDTDILKFHHLTKIEPLQRGLAELDTVAWITGRRRDQAPTRANMPIFEEDKENRIKVNPLANWTRKQSWAYAAEHKMIYNPLHDQGYPSIGDEPITTPVAEGEDERAGRWRGTGKTECGIHI, from the coding sequence ATGGTTCAAACTCCAGAAACACAAAAGTCGATCGACATTAGCCAACTTAACCTAGACGAATTAAACCAACGCTTTGAAAACGCTCATCCCAGCGAGATTATAGCTTGGTGCGTCGAAAATATTACCAGTGGTTTTGTGCAAACTAGTGCTTTTAACGTTGATGACTTGGTAATTACCGATATTTTATACCGGGAAATCAAGCCAGCAAAGGCAGTTCCTGTAATATTTTTGGACACATTGTACCATTTTCCCCAAACATTAGAGCTAGTTAAAAAAGCTACTGAAATCTATAACTTAGATCTCCGTACTTATAAAATACCCGATATTAATACTCGTGAAGAATTCGCCGCCGCACACGGAGAAGCACTTTGGGACACAGATATTCTCAAATTCCACCATTTGACCAAAATTGAACCTTTACAACGCGGTTTGGCAGAATTAGATACAGTAGCTTGGATTACTGGTCGTCGTCGTGACCAAGCGCCAACTCGCGCCAATATGCCTATTTTTGAAGAAGACAAAGAAAATCGGATTAAAGTCAATCCTTTAGCGAATTGGACTCGCAAACAAAGCTGGGCTTACGCTGCGGAACATAAAATGATCTACAATCCTTTGCACGATCAAGGATATCCCAGCATTGGCGATGAACCAATTACAACTCCAGTTGCAGAAGGTGAAGACGAACGTGCAGGTCGTTGGCGCGGAACTGGTAAAACCGAGTGCGGAATTCACATTTAA
- a CDS encoding cation-transporting P-type ATPase has product MIVQNEKNQSQQSHNLSVKEAAQNLDTNLETGLSSAEVAKRQERFGANELKGKSGKNPIIMFLLQFNQPLLYILLIAGAIKAFLGEWVNAWVIWGVTLINAIIGYVQESKAESAIAALASSVKTDATILRDEQKVKVPSHELVPGDLVLLTSGDKVPADLRLIFARNLQINESALTGESIAVEKDTKSVDSNAPLAERINMAYAGSFVTFGQGKGIVVAIGEATETGRISQLMQQNTTLSTPLTRKFDKFSRTLLYIILGVAAFTFAVGLGYGNTWVTMFEAAVALAVSAIPEGLPAVVTITLAIGVSRMARRHAIVRKLPAVETLGGATVICSDKTGTLTENQMTVQAIYAGGKHYTVTGTGYAPDGEILLDEKPVDLANSPALLQCLINGLLCNDSHIEFKDDRWQVIGDPTEGGLIAVGNKMGLTQADLTTEMPRLDVIPFESEFQYMATLHKKGTEDWGQFNNDKSGIIYVKGSVESLLSRCHKMLDNEGNLIPIDAKIVHREVDAMANQGLRVLAFALKEVSDKQDSLDHKDIAEGLILIGLQGMIDPPRQEAIKAVQACQNAGIQVKMITGDHAVTAKAIASRMGLNKNGEVLAFTGQQIAEMEQQELSSAVENGSVFARVAPEQKLRLVEALQSKGEIVAMTGDGVNDAPALKQADIGIAMGQAGTEVAKEAADMILTDDNFASIEAAVEEGRTVYRNLQKAIAFILPVNGGESMTILISVLLARALPILSLQVLWLNMVNSIAMTVPLAFEPKTERVMQHPPRNPNEPLLNRQLLWRILVISMFNWILIFGVFEWVKGNTGNLALARTMAIQALVAGRLFYLLSISQWGSAIVNKLRGRVTQITSSPAIAIGIVCTIILQIIFSQWSLMNKLFYTAPLSLNQGLVCLLIGLPMILVATFVNRFDPPN; this is encoded by the coding sequence ATGATAGTGCAAAATGAAAAAAATCAATCGCAGCAATCGCACAATTTATCTGTTAAAGAAGCTGCTCAAAATTTAGATACCAATTTGGAAACGGGATTGTCATCAGCTGAAGTAGCAAAAAGACAGGAACGTTTTGGTGCTAACGAACTAAAGGGAAAATCGGGGAAAAACCCAATTATCATGTTTCTCCTGCAATTTAATCAACCATTGTTGTATATTTTGTTGATTGCAGGTGCTATTAAAGCATTTTTGGGAGAATGGGTAAATGCTTGGGTAATTTGGGGCGTAACTTTAATTAATGCAATTATTGGATATGTGCAAGAATCAAAAGCGGAAAGTGCGATCGCAGCTTTAGCTTCTTCAGTTAAAACTGATGCTACCATTTTGCGCGACGAGCAAAAAGTTAAAGTTCCTTCCCATGAATTAGTACCTGGAGATTTAGTACTTCTCACCTCTGGAGACAAAGTACCAGCTGATTTACGATTGATATTTGCGCGGAATTTACAAATTAATGAATCAGCACTTACAGGAGAGTCAATCGCCGTAGAAAAAGACACCAAATCAGTCGATTCAAATGCACCTTTAGCCGAACGAATTAACATGGCTTATGCTGGTAGCTTTGTTACTTTTGGACAAGGAAAAGGGATTGTCGTTGCGATCGGAGAAGCGACTGAAACTGGGCGAATCTCTCAATTAATGCAGCAAAACACTACTCTTTCCACTCCCTTAACTCGCAAATTTGATAAGTTCAGTCGCACCTTACTTTATATTATTTTGGGAGTCGCAGCTTTCACATTTGCTGTTGGTTTGGGATATGGTAATACCTGGGTGACAATGTTTGAAGCAGCCGTCGCTTTAGCTGTTAGTGCAATTCCCGAAGGTTTACCCGCAGTTGTTACTATTACCTTAGCAATTGGTGTTTCTCGAATGGCGCGTCGTCATGCCATTGTGCGTAAATTACCAGCAGTAGAAACCCTTGGTGGCGCTACTGTTATTTGTTCCGATAAAACAGGTACATTAACAGAAAACCAAATGACTGTACAAGCTATTTATGCAGGTGGTAAACATTACACTGTTACTGGTACAGGCTATGCTCCAGATGGGGAAATTCTGTTAGATGAAAAGCCTGTTGATTTGGCAAATTCTCCGGCTTTATTACAGTGTTTAATTAATGGTTTATTATGCAATGATTCCCATATCGAATTTAAAGACGATCGATGGCAGGTAATTGGCGATCCAACTGAAGGCGGACTAATCGCAGTTGGCAACAAAATGGGATTAACTCAGGCAGATTTAACAACAGAAATGCCTAGATTAGATGTCATTCCTTTTGAGTCAGAGTTTCAGTATATGGCAACTTTGCATAAAAAAGGAACTGAGGATTGGGGACAATTTAATAATGATAAATCAGGGATTATTTATGTTAAAGGTTCAGTTGAATCTTTGCTTTCTCGTTGTCATAAAATGTTAGATAACGAAGGAAATTTGATTCCTATAGATGCAAAAATTGTGCATCGAGAAGTGGATGCAATGGCGAATCAAGGTTTAAGAGTACTGGCTTTTGCACTAAAAGAAGTATCAGATAAACAGGATTCTTTAGACCATAAAGATATTGCGGAAGGTTTAATTTTAATTGGATTGCAAGGGATGATCGATCCACCGCGACAGGAAGCAATTAAAGCTGTGCAAGCCTGTCAAAATGCGGGAATTCAAGTGAAGATGATTACAGGCGATCATGCGGTGACAGCAAAAGCGATCGCATCCCGAATGGGATTAAATAAAAATGGAGAAGTTCTGGCATTTACGGGACAGCAAATAGCCGAAATGGAGCAACAAGAACTCTCATCAGCGGTAGAAAATGGATCGGTATTTGCGCGTGTTGCTCCCGAACAGAAATTACGCTTAGTTGAAGCCTTACAATCTAAAGGTGAAATTGTGGCGATGACGGGTGATGGTGTCAATGATGCACCTGCGCTGAAACAAGCAGATATTGGGATTGCAATGGGACAGGCGGGAACAGAAGTAGCGAAAGAAGCTGCTGATATGATTTTGACTGATGATAATTTTGCTTCAATAGAAGCAGCAGTGGAAGAAGGACGTACTGTTTATCGAAATTTGCAAAAAGCGATCGCATTTATTTTGCCAGTCAATGGTGGCGAATCAATGACCATATTAATTAGCGTTTTGTTAGCCAGAGCTTTGCCAATTTTATCTTTACAAGTGTTGTGGTTAAACATGGTAAATTCGATCGCCATGACCGTTCCTTTAGCCTTTGAACCAAAAACAGAAAGGGTGATGCAACACCCGCCACGCAACCCCAACGAACCTTTACTGAATCGCCAACTTTTATGGCGAATTTTAGTAATTTCTATGTTTAATTGGATTTTAATTTTCGGCGTTTTTGAATGGGTTAAAGGAAATACAGGAAATCTGGCTTTAGCTCGGACAATGGCAATTCAAGCTTTAGTCGCCGGACGATTGTTTTACCTTTTAAGTATTAGTCAATGGGGAAGTGCAATCGTTAATAAATTGCGAGGTAGAGTGACACAAATAACTTCTTCTCCAGCAATCGCAATTGGCATTGTTTGTACGATAATTTTGCAAATTATCTTCAGCCAATGGAGCTTAATGAATAAGTTATTTTACACTGCACCATTAAGCCTTAATCAAGGGTTAGTTTGTCTACTTATTGGTTTACCAATGATTCTAGTAGCCACCTTTGTCAATCGCTTCGATCCTCCGAATTAA
- the sbcD gene encoding exonuclease subunit SbcD: MIKVLHLSDIHIGSGFSHGKVNPVTGLNTRLEDFVSTLEKCIDRAISEPVDLVLFGGDAFPDATPPPYVKEAFASQFRRLVDAQIPTVLLVGNHDQHSQGQGGASLGIYRTLGVPGFIVGDTITTHCIKTTNGAVQVITLPWITRSTLLTRPETEGLSLAEVNELLIKKLEPALEGEIRRLDPNLPTIMLAHLMVDRATLGAEKLLAVGKGFTIPISFLTRSCFDYVALGHVHKHQNLNKSNDPPVVYPGSIERVDFSEEKEDKGYVMINLEKGNTQWEFCPLPVRCFCTIEVDVSKAEDPQGSIIKAIAKKQIKDAVIRLIYKLRSEQLDLIDTASLHQALTDAHTYTIQAELVSQLAKPRLPELASTSSMTPLEALQTYLDNREDLRDLATEMMEAAQRLLGEDEEDWEVSTVETDGQLRLL, from the coding sequence ATGATTAAAGTTCTGCACTTATCTGATATTCATATTGGAAGCGGGTTTTCTCATGGAAAAGTGAACCCTGTTACGGGTTTGAATACGCGGTTGGAAGATTTTGTGAGTACATTAGAAAAATGTATCGATCGCGCAATTTCCGAACCTGTTGATTTAGTATTATTTGGTGGTGATGCTTTTCCTGATGCTACGCCACCACCTTATGTCAAAGAAGCTTTTGCTAGTCAATTTCGCCGCTTAGTTGATGCTCAAATTCCGACGGTTTTGTTAGTCGGAAATCATGACCAACATTCCCAAGGACAGGGAGGCGCAAGTTTAGGAATTTATCGGACTTTGGGAGTTCCTGGGTTTATTGTTGGTGATACGATTACGACTCATTGTATTAAAACTACTAATGGTGCGGTTCAAGTTATTACTTTACCTTGGATTACACGATCGACTTTGTTAACTCGACCGGAAACGGAAGGTTTAAGTTTAGCTGAAGTTAATGAGTTATTAATTAAAAAATTAGAACCTGCTTTAGAAGGGGAAATTAGACGTTTAGATCCTAATTTACCGACAATTATGTTAGCGCATTTAATGGTCGATCGCGCAACTTTAGGTGCAGAAAAGTTATTAGCAGTTGGCAAAGGTTTTACAATTCCAATATCTTTTTTAACTCGGTCTTGTTTTGATTATGTTGCGTTAGGTCACGTTCATAAACATCAAAATTTGAACAAATCTAACGATCCTCCGGTAGTTTACCCTGGAAGTATTGAAAGGGTAGATTTTAGTGAGGAAAAGGAAGATAAAGGTTATGTAATGATTAATTTGGAAAAGGGGAATACTCAGTGGGAGTTTTGTCCTTTACCCGTGCGCTGTTTTTGTACGATCGAAGTCGATGTATCGAAAGCTGAAGATCCGCAGGGGAGTATAATCAAGGCGATCGCCAAAAAGCAGATAAAAGATGCAGTAATTAGGTTAATTTACAAATTGCGATCGGAACAATTAGACTTAATTGATACCGCATCTTTGCACCAAGCTTTAACCGATGCTCATACTTATACTATTCAAGCAGAATTAGTCAGTCAATTAGCAAAACCTCGTTTACCAGAACTGGCTTCTACTAGTAGTATGACTCCTTTAGAAGCACTGCAAACTTATTTGGATAATCGAGAAGATTTACGAGATCTCGCTACAGAAATGATGGAAGCCGCGCAAAGATTATTAGGGGAAGATGAGGAAGATTGGGAAGTTTCAACAGTAGAAACAGACGGTCAGTTGCGATTGTTGTGA
- a CDS encoding UDP-N-acetylmuramoyl-L-alanyl-D-glutamate--2,6-diaminopimelate ligase: protein MKLREILASVPNIVQSPNHPALDAEVTGLTTNSHACKPGDLFIGMPGTRVDGGDFWPSAIASGAVAALVSPTAAQKKAEDMEKPCIIPATDMNQACAQVAAAFYGYPAQKLTMIGVTGTNGKTTTTHLIEFLLQKASISTALMGTLYARWPGFAQTAIHTTPFSVELQEQLAAAVAAGSQMAVMEVSSHALAQGRVMNCPFEVAVFTNLTQDHLDYHKDMEDYFAAKALLFSPEYLKGRAIVNADDTYGKRLIAQLGSEKVWSYSTQDKSADLWADNLQYQPNGVKGILHTPVGETQFSLPLVGQYNLSNMLAAVGAALHLGLELTKIVELLPLFSGVPGRMERVQIKADQDISVIVDYAHTPDSLENLLKASRPFISGKMICVFGCGGDRDRTKRPKMGGIAAQLADKVVVTSDNPRTEDPEKILQDILEGISTSVNPTVMVDRALAIRTAILEAQPGDGVLIAGKGHEDYQILGTEKIHFDDREQARSALSERLNFSS from the coding sequence ATGAAGCTGAGAGAAATTTTGGCAAGCGTCCCTAACATTGTGCAGTCGCCCAATCATCCGGCGTTGGATGCGGAAGTGACTGGGTTGACGACTAATTCCCATGCTTGCAAACCGGGAGATTTGTTTATTGGAATGCCGGGAACTAGGGTTGATGGGGGAGATTTTTGGCCGAGTGCGATCGCATCTGGTGCAGTAGCAGCTTTGGTTTCCCCCACAGCAGCACAAAAAAAGGCAGAAGACATGGAAAAACCTTGCATTATTCCCGCCACTGACATGAATCAAGCTTGCGCCCAAGTTGCTGCCGCTTTTTATGGTTATCCCGCCCAAAAGCTGACAATGATTGGCGTGACGGGTACTAATGGCAAAACTACTACCACTCATTTAATCGAGTTTCTGTTGCAAAAAGCATCCATTTCTACAGCTTTGATGGGAACTCTGTATGCCCGTTGGCCAGGTTTTGCACAAACTGCAATTCATACTACGCCTTTTTCGGTGGAATTACAGGAACAGTTGGCTGCGGCTGTAGCTGCTGGTTCTCAAATGGCGGTGATGGAAGTTAGTTCCCATGCTTTAGCCCAAGGTAGGGTGATGAATTGTCCTTTTGAGGTGGCGGTGTTCACTAATTTAACTCAGGATCACCTTGATTATCACAAGGATATGGAAGACTATTTTGCAGCCAAGGCGTTGTTATTTAGTCCTGAATATCTCAAAGGTCGAGCAATTGTGAATGCTGACGATACTTATGGAAAGCGACTCATTGCACAGTTGGGTTCTGAAAAAGTTTGGAGTTACAGCACTCAAGATAAATCTGCTGATTTATGGGCGGATAATTTGCAGTATCAACCAAATGGAGTGAAGGGTATTTTACATACTCCGGTTGGTGAAACCCAATTTTCTTTGCCTTTGGTAGGTCAGTACAATTTATCTAATATGTTGGCGGCTGTGGGTGCAGCGTTACATTTGGGGTTGGAATTAACCAAAATTGTAGAACTTTTACCTTTATTTTCTGGTGTTCCGGGGAGAATGGAGCGGGTACAAATTAAAGCCGATCAGGATATTAGCGTGATTGTAGATTATGCTCATACTCCTGATAGTTTGGAGAATTTGTTGAAGGCTTCTCGACCTTTTATTTCCGGGAAAATGATTTGTGTGTTTGGTTGTGGTGGCGATCGAGATCGCACGAAACGCCCAAAAATGGGTGGGATTGCGGCTCAATTAGCCGACAAAGTTGTAGTAACTTCTGATAATCCCCGTACTGAAGATCCCGAAAAGATTTTGCAAGATATTCTGGAGGGTATTTCTACCTCAGTAAATCCCACAGTAATGGTCGATCGGGCCTTAGCAATTCGCACGGCAATTTTAGAAGCTCAACCCGGTGATGGTGTGCTAATCGCTGGTAAAGGTCACGAGGATTATCAAATTTTGGGCACGGAAAAGATTCACTTTGACGATCGAGAACAAGCTCGATCGGCATTATCAGAACGCTTGAATTTCAGTTCCTAG
- a CDS encoding class I SAM-dependent methyltransferase: MQLQQIQKFLIASVGIGGLLIVGCTAESNLEQTQIEPNISTQANTETQPVSSPAPASVAQQKEPDVPFVPTPPEVVTKMLEVANVTSKDVVYDLGSGDGRIVIAAAKKYGASGTGIDIDPQLIERSRANAKAAGVADKVQFRQQDLFQTNLSNATVVTLYLLPEINLQLRDKLLRELKPGTRIVSHNFDMGEWKPQRVERVETPIREHFVYYWVVPQQVPENLQNQT; the protein is encoded by the coding sequence ATGCAGTTACAACAAATTCAAAAGTTTTTAATTGCTAGTGTCGGTATTGGTGGGTTATTAATTGTTGGGTGTACCGCAGAATCTAACTTAGAGCAAACACAAATAGAACCAAATATTTCCACCCAAGCTAATACGGAAACTCAGCCCGTTTCATCGCCAGCACCAGCATCAGTAGCACAACAAAAAGAGCCTGATGTACCTTTTGTACCAACACCCCCGGAAGTGGTAACGAAAATGTTAGAAGTAGCCAATGTAACGAGCAAAGATGTTGTTTATGATTTAGGTAGTGGTGATGGCAGAATTGTAATTGCAGCAGCTAAAAAATATGGCGCTAGTGGTACTGGTATTGATATCGATCCACAGTTGATCGAACGAAGTCGAGCTAACGCAAAAGCAGCGGGTGTTGCTGATAAAGTCCAGTTCCGACAACAAGACCTTTTCCAAACTAATTTAAGTAATGCAACAGTGGTAACTCTTTATTTGTTACCTGAAATTAACTTACAACTTCGAGATAAGTTGTTGCGAGAACTGAAACCAGGTACTCGGATTGTATCCCATAATTTTGATATGGGAGAATGGAAACCCCAGCGTGTAGAACGGGTAGAAACTCCGATTCGGGAACACTTTGTTTATTATTGGGTTGTTCCTCAACAAGTTCCTGAAAATTTGCAAAATCAAACTTAG
- a CDS encoding cation:proton antiporter → MSTLWLNLQNGWSSFLEFLKSSAIFSPITNPVAVFLIILGIMLVAPLLFERLKLPGIVGLILAGVIVGPHGLNLLQRDATIVLLGTVGLLFLMFMAGLETSLDDLKLNAKSAIVFGLATFAVPMLLGTGAMLLLGYGFLASILVASCFASHTLLALPVVTKQGIMRSQAVTLTLGGTLITNVLALLVLAVVVKAHQGSLTLNFWLFLIPSLAIYTFATLWGVPKIGRWFFRRFGHDEGAEFTFVIAALFVVSYAAQLIEIEPIIGAFLAGIAITQLIPQLSPLMNRIQFIGNTLFVPFFLISVGMLINPAILIKQPQSLMIAGVMILAEVVSKFAAAWAPGKLFRLPFPDIMVMFGLSVAQAASTLAAITVAYNIKLVDQATVNGIIAMILVTCIASPWITDRWGGKMRIETTSVTTSNKKSLADRILVPVANPNTEDNLLQLALILAKSNEGTLLALHILTDSQGPVSAEAKAKSNQLLTAAETIAHAAVTNVESISRVDDSVDKGILRTAEERNADLIICGWKGYSTTRENFFGSVIDKIVYRASVPVLVAQFIQPIKNIDRIVLIFSERQTSTATFKQTVTLAQMLSVELKASLELLQIGINSERSSFNIDALSLSPDVKIQRISENAVGTVSKMLKPYDLLLLKARHSSDMFGFSNWVVTPETIARSHTDISRIVVHFPRNNQ, encoded by the coding sequence ATGAGTACCCTTTGGCTGAATCTACAAAATGGATGGTCTTCATTTCTTGAGTTTTTGAAATCATCGGCAATATTTAGTCCCATTACTAATCCAGTTGCAGTTTTCTTGATAATTTTGGGCATTATGTTGGTTGCGCCCTTGTTATTTGAGCGATTAAAATTACCTGGAATTGTTGGTTTAATTTTAGCTGGAGTAATTGTTGGCCCTCATGGACTTAATCTTTTGCAAAGAGATGCCACAATTGTTTTATTAGGAACAGTAGGATTACTGTTTCTAATGTTTATGGCGGGATTGGAAACTAGCCTGGACGATCTGAAATTAAATGCTAAAAGTGCGATCGTTTTTGGCTTAGCAACTTTTGCCGTACCAATGTTATTAGGTACAGGAGCAATGTTGCTCTTAGGATATGGTTTTTTAGCTTCAATTTTAGTAGCTTCTTGTTTTGCTTCCCATACACTTTTAGCATTACCAGTGGTGACAAAACAGGGAATTATGCGATCGCAAGCTGTAACATTAACATTAGGAGGAACTTTAATTACTAATGTATTAGCACTGCTAGTTCTCGCTGTCGTCGTCAAAGCACATCAAGGAAGTCTCACCCTAAATTTTTGGTTATTCTTAATTCCTTCCCTTGCCATTTACACTTTTGCCACATTATGGGGAGTTCCTAAAATTGGGCGGTGGTTTTTTCGTCGTTTCGGACATGATGAAGGTGCGGAATTTACCTTTGTCATTGCTGCATTATTTGTAGTTTCTTATGCTGCCCAATTAATTGAAATTGAGCCAATTATCGGTGCATTTTTAGCTGGCATTGCCATTACTCAATTAATTCCCCAACTTAGTCCTTTAATGAATCGAATTCAGTTTATTGGCAATACTTTATTTGTGCCATTTTTTCTGATTTCAGTTGGGATGTTAATTAATCCGGCAATTCTGATTAAACAGCCTCAATCTTTGATGATAGCAGGTGTAATGATTTTAGCCGAAGTTGTTAGCAAATTTGCAGCTGCTTGGGCACCAGGTAAATTATTCCGTTTGCCATTTCCTGACATTATGGTAATGTTTGGCTTATCAGTAGCTCAAGCGGCATCTACTTTAGCTGCCATTACAGTAGCTTACAACATTAAACTCGTCGATCAAGCTACAGTTAATGGAATTATTGCTATGATTCTCGTTACTTGTATTGCTTCTCCTTGGATTACCGATCGTTGGGGTGGCAAAATGAGAATAGAAACAACTAGTGTTACTACTAGTAACAAAAAATCATTAGCCGATCGAATTTTAGTTCCTGTTGCTAACCCCAATACTGAAGACAATTTATTACAATTAGCCTTAATTCTAGCCAAATCTAATGAGGGAACCTTACTTGCTCTACACATTTTAACTGATAGCCAAGGGCCAGTTTCCGCAGAAGCCAAAGCTAAATCTAATCAACTTTTAACGGCAGCTGAAACTATTGCTCATGCAGCTGTGACAAACGTAGAATCTATTAGTCGAGTTGATGATTCAGTTGATAAAGGAATTTTACGAACTGCCGAAGAACGCAATGCTGATTTAATAATTTGTGGCTGGAAAGGTTACTCTACTACACGGGAAAACTTCTTTGGAAGTGTAATTGATAAAATAGTTTACCGTGCATCTGTACCTGTTTTAGTTGCTCAGTTTATTCAACCGATTAAAAATATCGATCGCATAGTGTTAATTTTCTCGGAAAGGCAAACATCAACCGCAACTTTCAAACAAACAGTCACCCTAGCTCAAATGTTATCTGTAGAACTCAAAGCATCATTAGAGTTATTACAAATAGGCATCAATTCTGAGCGTTCTTCCTTCAACATTGACGCATTATCCTTAAGCCCTGATGTCAAAATTCAACGAATTAGTGAAAATGCCGTAGGCACAGTTTCAAAAATGCTTAAGCCTTACGATTTATTACTCTTAAAAGCCAGACACAGTTCTGATATGTTCGGTTTTTCTAATTGGGTAGTTACGCCAGAAACTATCGCTCGCAGTCACACAGATATTTCTCGCATCGTCGTTCATTTTCCCCGCAATAATCAATAA